In Synergistaceae bacterium, one genomic interval encodes:
- a CDS encoding ribosome maturation factor RimP translates to MNEEISHKIESIVESLGYECVNVSLRTDFGRLKLQILIDTLGGINAGDCELVSGHVNSFLDGLGDIPGLDKGRYYLEVSSPGIERPLYKPGDYKRFQGREARIRLSVPVEGRKTFTGIIQRADDEAVMILCDDGEKAIPFSSVKGGNLVYRFKDEDSRRKRREKKK, encoded by the coding sequence ATGAATGAAGAAATTTCGCACAAAATAGAAAGTATCGTTGAGAGTCTCGGCTATGAATGCGTGAACGTCTCACTGAGGACGGATTTCGGACGGCTGAAGCTGCAGATACTTATTGATACGCTGGGAGGCATTAACGCCGGGGACTGTGAATTAGTTTCCGGCCATGTGAATAGCTTTCTTGACGGACTCGGAGACATACCCGGCCTCGACAAGGGAAGGTACTATCTTGAAGTCAGCTCCCCCGGAATCGAACGGCCGCTATACAAGCCGGGGGACTACAAACGTTTTCAGGGCAGGGAGGCGCGTATAAGGCTGTCAGTTCCTGTTGAGGGGCGCAAGACTTTCACGGGGATAATTCAGCGGGCAGATGATGAGGCTGTAATGATTCTCTGTGATGACGGGGAAAAGGCCATACCGTTTTCATCAGTAAAAGGAGGAAATTTAGTATACAGGTTCAAGGATGAGGACAGCAGAAGAAAGAGAAGGGAGAAAAAGAAGTAA
- a CDS encoding cupin domain-containing protein — translation MLIDFNNEDWKIFEGMNGGKGKVAAKMFVNNSGRVIVSRIEPGASIGLHTQSSGNDINFVVSGKGKAICNGEEEILTPGVCHYCPKDSAHTIINTGAEDLVLYTVVQYEQ, via the coding sequence ATGCTAATCGATTTCAACAATGAAGACTGGAAAATCTTTGAGGGCATGAACGGCGGAAAAGGAAAAGTCGCCGCAAAAATGTTCGTCAACAATTCCGGCCGGGTAATAGTCAGCAGAATCGAGCCGGGCGCGTCAATCGGCCTTCACACGCAGAGCAGCGGCAATGACATTAATTTTGTCGTCAGCGGAAAAGGAAAAGCCATCTGCAATGGAGAAGAGGAAATTTTGACTCCGGGTGTCTGCCACTATTGCCCGAAAGATTCAGCCCACACGATAATCAACACGGGCGCGGAAGATTTAGTGCTTTATACGGTGGTGCAGTATGAGCAGTAA
- a CDS encoding threonylcarbamoyl-AMP synthase has protein sequence MTITATVDRWEPSPHVIAKAARIIKAGGLVAFPTETVYGLGADAFNVEAVRKIFAVKGRPENKALILHICKFDHAEYLVEMNEPARKLARRFWPGPLTLVLPAKDIIPEITRGGLSTAAVRMPDNVTARALIAASGTVIAAPSANPSGKPAPLDAESVLHDMAGKIDMIIDGGSVTVGVASTVLDMTAPEVPRIIRQGTISREMIESVIGVKMSLHNHGHI, from the coding sequence ATGACAATAACAGCGACAGTTGACAGATGGGAGCCAAGCCCGCACGTAATCGCAAAGGCCGCGAGAATCATAAAGGCGGGGGGGCTTGTTGCTTTCCCTACAGAAACGGTTTACGGACTCGGCGCGGACGCATTTAATGTTGAGGCGGTCAGAAAAATTTTTGCGGTCAAAGGAAGGCCGGAGAACAAAGCACTCATCCTCCACATATGCAAGTTTGATCATGCAGAGTACCTCGTCGAAATGAACGAACCCGCAAGGAAACTCGCCCGCCGATTCTGGCCGGGGCCTCTGACTCTCGTACTTCCCGCAAAAGACATTATCCCCGAAATCACACGCGGAGGACTCAGCACTGCCGCCGTGAGAATGCCCGACAACGTTACAGCCCGCGCATTAATCGCCGCTTCCGGGACAGTGATAGCCGCACCGAGCGCGAATCCCAGTGGAAAGCCTGCCCCTTTGGACGCGGAGTCAGTCCTTCATGACATGGCCGGGAAAATCGATATGATTATTGACGGAGGGTCTGTTACTGTCGGAGTCGCGTCAACTGTTCTTGACATGACCGCCCCGGAAGTGCCGCGGATAATACGGCAGGGAACCATCTCGCGCGAAATGATAGAGTCAGTAATCGGCGTTAAGATGAGCTTACACAATCACGGTCATATATAA
- a CDS encoding DUF448 domain-containing protein: protein MKTTKSNHVPQRSCVICRVKSDKANLIRVVKSPEGNAVIDIMKKLPGRGAYICPDAECIGKAEKSGKLAQVTGAVIDESFWAELLTFAGNMGVNSGLQVRSVLGLSRKSGTLIIGTDNIERERRKVLVMTASDCSEAVRDFARKYDSIQLDMNIDELNEVIGTRGGVQIVGLPLNSGFAKKLISLRK, encoded by the coding sequence ATGAAGACGACAAAAAGTAATCACGTACCGCAAAGAAGCTGCGTAATATGCAGGGTCAAATCAGACAAGGCAAACCTGATTCGCGTCGTGAAAAGTCCTGAAGGAAACGCCGTAATCGACATCATGAAGAAACTTCCGGGGCGTGGCGCGTATATCTGCCCTGACGCTGAATGTATCGGCAAGGCGGAAAAGTCCGGGAAGCTCGCTCAGGTTACGGGGGCTGTGATTGATGAGTCCTTCTGGGCGGAGCTTCTGACATTCGCCGGGAACATGGGCGTAAATTCGGGGCTTCAAGTTCGGTCGGTCTTGGGACTTTCGCGGAAATCGGGTACTCTCATCATCGGAACGGACAATATAGAGCGTGAACGGCGCAAAGTTCTTGTGATGACGGCTTCTGACTGCTCGGAGGCCGTGAGGGATTTTGCACGGAAATATGACAGCATACAGCTTGACATGAACATAGATGAATTGAATGAGGTTATCGGGACAAGGGGCGGCGTTCAGATTGTAGGGCTGCCTCTTAATTCAGGCTTTGCGAAAAAGTTAATCAGCCTGAGAAAATGA
- a CDS encoding TatD family hydrolase codes for MLIDTHCHINSEELRLDARAVISRAKDAGVGKMVIVGCDYEDSCEAAAMAEDFAQFGLYASVGIHPHEAKRYESVPEVFRDIAGSGRVVAIGETGLDYHYDHSPRDVQKRMFDLHLRLAEDLNMPVILHIRDAMEEALEILTAYRGVKMLFHCYSGGTEYLNEVLGMGGICAFGGAVTWDNKAGEALREVVRKIPAENILCETDSPYMTPVPFRGKRNEPAYIRYVYETIARERNISVSELARITETNARKFFGWEE; via the coding sequence ATGCTGATTGATACACACTGTCATATAAATTCTGAGGAATTGAGGCTTGACGCAAGAGCCGTAATATCACGCGCAAAGGACGCGGGAGTCGGGAAAATGGTAATTGTAGGGTGCGACTATGAGGACTCCTGCGAGGCGGCCGCTATGGCTGAGGATTTCGCGCAGTTCGGGCTTTATGCGTCTGTGGGCATTCACCCGCACGAGGCAAAGCGATATGAGTCAGTCCCTGAAGTTTTCCGGGACATAGCCGGAAGCGGGAGAGTTGTTGCGATTGGTGAGACTGGACTCGATTATCATTATGACCATTCGCCGAGGGACGTACAGAAAAGAATGTTTGACCTTCATTTGAGACTCGCTGAAGATCTCAACATGCCCGTTATACTTCACATACGCGACGCGATGGAGGAGGCGTTAGAGATTCTGACGGCTTACAGGGGCGTGAAGATGTTATTCCACTGCTACAGCGGAGGAACTGAATACCTTAATGAGGTTCTCGGCATGGGCGGAATTTGCGCTTTCGGCGGGGCTGTTACGTGGGACAACAAAGCCGGGGAAGCCCTGCGCGAGGTCGTTCGGAAAATTCCAGCTGAAAATATTTTGTGTGAGACTGACTCGCCCTACATGACTCCCGTTCCTTTCAGGGGAAAAAGGAATGAGCCTGCATATATCCGCTACGTTTACGAGACAATAGCCCGCGAGCGGAATATATCAGTCTCAGAATTAGCCCGGATCACTGAGACAAACGCGCGAAAATTTTTCGGGTGGGAGGAATAA
- a CDS encoding bifunctional oligoribonuclease/PAP phosphatase NrnA: protein MTKTTFDPAGLLTASETLRANGRWVIFTHRKSDGDAVGSASALFEAGTNAGKIVEWLSPDERLPETYKYLAHFDDFRTREDFSFQDNETLYVFLDCATEIRSVSGFDTDNPGNSLNIDHHEDNTMYARVNCVDGTASSTCEMLYRIFTAGSWKITQNIAESLYTGIFTDTGSFTFSNTSKLTHNIAGELIALGVSPAKMTDRISQNKSPAELQVWAKVLSRVKVFGDNNIFAVSVIYAEDFRMAGADSTGTEGLSQMLMSMRGVKFAAVATEYPDGIIRLSIRSRDGSPFGAGVFARKFGGGGHEKAAGCSLNVPVNDVMAVLESEILKEYHERSNPHQ, encoded by the coding sequence ATGACGAAAACGACATTTGACCCCGCCGGACTCCTGACGGCCTCCGAGACTCTCCGGGCTAACGGCAGATGGGTTATCTTCACGCACAGGAAATCAGACGGGGACGCGGTCGGGTCTGCTTCTGCGCTGTTTGAGGCAGGGACTAACGCCGGGAAAATTGTCGAATGGCTCAGCCCTGACGAGAGACTCCCCGAAACGTATAAATATCTCGCTCACTTTGACGACTTCAGGACGCGGGAAGATTTTTCGTTTCAGGACAACGAGACACTGTATGTATTTCTCGACTGCGCTACGGAGATTCGGAGCGTCTCAGGATTCGACACCGATAACCCCGGCAACAGCCTCAATATAGATCATCACGAGGACAATACTATGTACGCCCGCGTGAATTGCGTTGACGGCACAGCGTCTTCAACCTGCGAAATGCTGTACAGAATCTTCACGGCAGGAAGCTGGAAGATTACGCAGAATATCGCCGAGTCTCTTTACACCGGGATATTCACGGACACAGGGAGCTTCACATTCTCGAACACGTCAAAATTGACCCATAATATAGCCGGAGAACTAATCGCCCTCGGAGTGTCGCCCGCAAAAATGACCGACAGAATTTCGCAGAACAAGAGTCCCGCAGAATTGCAGGTGTGGGCAAAAGTTTTGTCGCGTGTAAAAGTTTTCGGGGACAATAATATTTTCGCGGTGTCTGTGATTTACGCTGAAGATTTCCGCATGGCCGGAGCTGATTCGACAGGGACAGAGGGATTATCACAAATGCTTATGTCAATGCGGGGCGTGAAATTCGCGGCGGTTGCGACTGAGTACCCTGACGGAATTATACGCCTCAGCATTCGCTCAAGAGATGGGAGTCCGTTCGGTGCGGGAGTTTTTGCGCGGAAATTCGGCGGGGGAGGCCACGAGAAAGCCGCGGGGTGTTCGCTGAATGTCCCTGTGAATGATGTCATGGCCGTGTTAGAGTCCGAAATCCTGAAGGAATATCATGAACGCAGTAATCCTCATCAATAA
- a CDS encoding TerD family protein: MINLFKGQKVNLTKDNPGLSRILVGLGWDVNKYDGGSAFDLDASAFLLGTNGKVTADGDFVFYGNLNHSSGSVQHMGDNRTGLGEGDDEQIRIDLSKIPGNIDKVAFTVTIYEADERRQNFGQVSNSFIHIYDEANGKELIRYDLGEDFSVETAVVVGELYRQAGEWKFNAVGSGFKGGLRALCVNYGVNI, translated from the coding sequence ATGATAAATCTCTTCAAGGGCCAGAAAGTAAACCTCACGAAAGACAACCCCGGACTGTCGCGCATTCTCGTGGGACTCGGCTGGGATGTCAACAAGTATGACGGCGGCTCGGCGTTCGATCTTGACGCATCGGCGTTCCTTCTCGGCACAAACGGAAAAGTTACAGCGGACGGCGATTTTGTGTTCTATGGGAATCTGAATCACTCTTCCGGCTCAGTTCAGCACATGGGCGACAACAGGACTGGACTCGGAGAAGGCGACGACGAACAGATACGCATTGACCTCAGCAAAATTCCCGGCAACATCGACAAGGTAGCATTCACCGTAACGATATACGAGGCTGACGAACGCAGGCAGAATTTCGGCCAGGTCTCAAACTCATTCATTCACATTTACGATGAGGCAAACGGAAAAGAGCTTATCCGCTATGACCTCGGAGAAGATTTTTCTGTGGAGACTGCTGTTGTAGTGGGAGAGTTATACCGACAGGCAGGAGAGTGGAAATTCAACGCTGTAGGCTCAGGCTTCAAAGGCGGACTGCGGGCTTTATGCGTCAATTACGGCGTGAACATCTAG
- the tgt gene encoding tRNA guanosine(34) transglycosylase Tgt, whose amino-acid sequence MFEFRVVAQCPVTGARAGELITPHGIIRTPVFMPVGTLATVKAMSPRELDEINAQIILGNTYHLYLRPGPEILEKAGGLHSFMKWDKPILTDSGGFQVFSLARLQKITDENVLCRSHIDGSLLTMSPEWSMNMQGVLGSDIAMCFDQCCEYPASHEKAEEAVNRTTLWAERSRKYFDAHNDSQRQALFGIVQGSTYDDLRRRSAEEICAMDFPGYAIGGLSVGESHPAMYHALDLLNDIMPKDKPRYLMGVGYPLNIIEGIARGVDMFDCVMPTRNGRNATVFTSEGRLNMRGKAHADDFSPLDPECDCYTCRNFTRSYLRHLAMCGEILGARLFTWHNLRFTIRIAEQARQAIIAGRFPEFVKNFTEKFHDDNNSDS is encoded by the coding sequence ATGTTCGAGTTCAGAGTCGTAGCACAATGCCCCGTAACAGGAGCCAGAGCCGGAGAATTAATCACCCCTCACGGAATCATACGCACTCCCGTTTTCATGCCCGTTGGGACTCTTGCGACAGTAAAAGCTATGTCCCCGCGTGAGCTTGACGAGATTAACGCCCAAATAATATTAGGCAACACGTATCATTTGTACCTGCGCCCAGGCCCGGAGATTCTCGAAAAGGCAGGCGGGCTTCACTCGTTCATGAAATGGGACAAGCCTATACTGACGGACTCCGGCGGGTTTCAGGTGTTTTCCCTCGCAAGATTGCAGAAAATCACGGATGAGAATGTATTATGCCGCTCCCACATTGACGGCTCACTCCTCACTATGTCGCCGGAGTGGTCAATGAATATGCAGGGGGTATTAGGCTCAGACATTGCCATGTGCTTTGATCAGTGCTGCGAATATCCAGCGTCCCACGAAAAAGCAGAGGAGGCCGTGAATCGCACAACGTTATGGGCTGAACGCTCACGGAAATATTTTGACGCTCACAATGACTCACAGCGTCAGGCGTTATTCGGAATCGTTCAGGGGTCAACCTATGATGACCTGCGCCGGAGAAGCGCGGAGGAAATTTGCGCGATGGATTTTCCCGGCTACGCAATCGGCGGACTCTCTGTCGGTGAATCTCATCCGGCCATGTATCACGCTCTCGACCTGCTGAATGACATTATGCCCAAAGACAAGCCCCGCTACCTTATGGGAGTCGGCTACCCTCTGAATATCATTGAGGGAATCGCACGGGGTGTTGACATGTTCGACTGCGTTATGCCGACACGAAACGGGAGAAATGCCACCGTATTCACCTCAGAAGGACGGCTCAACATGCGCGGGAAGGCTCACGCGGACGACTTCAGCCCGCTTGACCCTGAATGTGATTGCTACACGTGCAGGAATTTCACACGGTCATATCTGAGACATCTCGCCATGTGCGGGGAAATTCTCGGAGCGCGTCTGTTCACGTGGCACAATCTAAGATTCACGATACGAATTGCGGAACAGGCAAGGCAGGCGATAATAGCCGGGAGATTCCCGGAGTTCGTCAAAAATTTTACGGAGAAATTTCACGATGACAATAACAGCGACAGTTGA
- the ribF gene encoding riboflavin biosynthesis protein RibF, which produces MLITIGAFDGFHRGHAELLRLCRENARGGDWSVVTFHPHPSEFIGKIHTLFTLREREIIRRILGIPHMFVLKFDDRLMNLSPEKFWRLLRERLNVDGIVMGSDFRFGHGREGSAESLREMAIADGILSQRVIIADVIDKAEYSSSTIREHITAGNVRMAARLLGYPYFVIGRVVHGNERGRTMNFPTANIEAGKGRVIPAYGVYSSAVYVNGSWHCGALSIGNNPTFGDIHATRAEVHLPDFSGDIYGHEVMMMILDRVRDIRKFSGKDELMTQITRDIDTCREIYREVMTQTDTKTFAMNAEKIYSFHGIEPQIINLI; this is translated from the coding sequence ATGCTGATTACTATAGGAGCTTTTGACGGTTTTCACAGAGGACACGCCGAACTTCTGAGGCTTTGCCGGGAAAATGCCCGCGGCGGTGATTGGAGTGTTGTTACGTTTCACCCGCACCCCTCGGAGTTTATCGGGAAGATTCACACGCTCTTCACTCTCAGGGAGCGCGAAATTATACGGCGCATTCTCGGAATCCCTCATATGTTCGTGCTGAAATTTGACGACAGACTCATGAATTTGTCCCCCGAAAAATTTTGGCGGCTCTTGCGTGAGCGTCTCAACGTTGACGGGATTGTGATGGGAAGTGATTTCCGTTTCGGGCACGGCAGGGAAGGGAGCGCGGAGTCCCTGCGGGAAATGGCTATTGCTGACGGAATTTTATCCCAGCGCGTAATTATCGCTGACGTAATCGACAAGGCGGAATATTCAAGCTCAACAATCCGCGAACATATCACCGCCGGAAATGTCAGAATGGCCGCGAGGCTTCTCGGCTATCCGTATTTCGTGATAGGGCGTGTAGTTCACGGGAACGAGCGCGGAAGGACTATGAATTTTCCCACAGCAAATATTGAGGCCGGAAAAGGCCGGGTGATTCCTGCTTACGGGGTATACTCCTCGGCGGTTTATGTCAATGGCTCGTGGCACTGCGGTGCGCTGTCCATCGGCAATAATCCGACATTCGGCGACATTCACGCAACAAGGGCTGAAGTTCACCTGCCTGATTTCAGCGGGGATATTTACGGCCATGAAGTTATGATGATGATACTTGACCGGGTTCGGGACATTCGGAAATTTTCGGGCAAAGACGAGCTTATGACGCAAATCACAAGGGACATTGACACATGCCGGGAAATATACAGGGAGGTGATGACTCAGACTGACACAAAGACATTCGCAATGAACGCGGAAAAAATATACAGCTTTCACGGAATTGAACCACAAATAATAAACCTGATATAG
- the rbfA gene encoding 30S ribosome-binding factor RbfA, translated as MSSNLRISRINKELQRELALIFESRIKKESVKTIIITGVECSKDLQTAKVYFTALEARKCPGILRDLNEIKGAVRGLLAQSIKLRRIPALEFVIDTSSAYGAKIDAILDSLGFKMDYRQGNNDDDENDI; from the coding sequence ATGAGCAGTAATTTACGCATATCACGAATCAACAAGGAATTACAGCGGGAATTAGCGTTAATATTCGAGTCCCGTATCAAGAAAGAAAGCGTAAAGACAATCATAATAACCGGAGTAGAATGCTCAAAGGACTTGCAGACGGCAAAAGTATATTTCACCGCGCTAGAAGCCCGGAAATGTCCCGGAATTTTGCGCGACCTCAACGAAATTAAAGGGGCTGTGCGGGGATTGCTTGCCCAGTCAATAAAGCTGAGGAGGATTCCCGCGCTTGAGTTTGTGATTGACACATCGAGCGCATACGGTGCGAAAATTGACGCGATATTAGACAGTCTCGGCTTCAAGATGGATTACAGGCAGGGGAATAATGACGATGACGAAAACGACATTTGA
- a CDS encoding TerD family protein, which translates to MISLFKGQKVDLTKDNPKLSKILVGLGWDTKKYDGGYDFDLDAAAFMLGDKGKVQSDYDFVFYNNLKHSSGSVQHMGDNLTGAGDGDDEQIKVDLAKVPANISRIAFTVTIHEADTRRQNFGQVSNAYIHILDETNGKELIRYDLGEDFSVETALIVGELYRQGGEWKFNAIGSGFKGGLRALCLNFGVNV; encoded by the coding sequence ATGATTAGCTTGTTCAAGGGACAGAAAGTTGACCTCACGAAAGACAATCCCAAGCTGTCAAAAATTCTTGTCGGACTCGGCTGGGATACAAAGAAATATGACGGCGGATATGATTTCGACCTCGACGCGGCGGCGTTCATGCTCGGCGACAAAGGCAAGGTTCAGAGCGATTACGATTTCGTTTTCTACAACAACCTGAAGCACTCTTCCGGCTCAGTTCAGCACATGGGCGACAATCTCACAGGCGCAGGCGATGGAGATGATGAGCAGATAAAAGTAGACCTCGCGAAAGTCCCGGCAAACATCAGCAGGATAGCCTTCACCGTAACGATACATGAGGCTGACACACGCCGGCAGAATTTCGGCCAGGTCTCCAACGCATATATACACATTCTTGACGAGACGAACGGAAAAGAGCTGATACGCTACGACTTGGGCGAGGATTTCTCGGTTGAGACTGCTCTTATTGTCGGTGAATTATACCGTCAGGGCGGGGAATGGAAGTTTAACGCTATCGGCTCCGGGTTCAAAGGGGGCTTGCGTGCGCTCTGTCTGAATTTCGGCGTGAACGTTTGA
- the truB gene encoding tRNA pseudouridine(55) synthase TruB: MNAVILINKPVDYRSSKCVAVAKKKLGVKVGHAGTLDSTASGLLVLLAGNATRFCEFVMSLPKVYRAVIQFGAETNTYDYSGDIVSEKGYQDFDGSMFPDVLYRFSGYRMQRPPAVSAVKIDGKPAYKLARSGQEVDMKERPVFFRRINILTPYNPDDGTMTLEVHCGRGTYIRTLAHDLGKIAGVGAYVKSLVRVSTGNFTLDEASSPDDEIIPLPLSRLAENFTRIYVSGRDERSFTNGMSILLRQAVRVSRGITAGGLLCVEGASFVGFGSYAGYDYVKPEVIVPKDFAGLC, from the coding sequence ATGAACGCAGTAATCCTCATCAATAAGCCGGTAGATTATCGCTCGTCAAAATGTGTTGCGGTCGCGAAAAAAAAGCTCGGTGTCAAAGTCGGCCACGCAGGAACGTTAGACTCTACAGCATCTGGGCTTCTCGTTCTTCTTGCGGGAAATGCTACGCGCTTCTGCGAGTTCGTAATGTCATTGCCGAAAGTCTACAGGGCTGTGATACAGTTCGGCGCGGAAACTAACACATACGACTATTCCGGGGATATTGTTTCGGAGAAAGGGTATCAGGATTTTGACGGCTCAATGTTCCCGGATGTCTTGTACCGTTTCAGCGGCTACAGAATGCAGAGGCCCCCGGCGGTCTCAGCGGTGAAGATTGACGGAAAGCCCGCCTACAAATTAGCGCGCTCAGGTCAGGAAGTCGACATGAAGGAACGCCCCGTATTTTTCCGGCGTATTAACATTCTCACACCCTACAATCCTGATGACGGCACTATGACTCTTGAGGTTCACTGCGGGCGGGGTACATACATTCGGACTCTGGCGCATGACTTGGGAAAAATTGCGGGAGTCGGTGCTTACGTGAAATCGCTTGTGAGGGTGTCGACAGGAAATTTCACGCTTGATGAGGCTTCCTCCCCTGATGATGAGATTATCCCCCTGCCTTTGTCGAGGCTTGCGGAGAACTTCACGCGGATATACGTATCAGGCCGGGACGAACGGAGCTTCACGAACGGAATGAGCATATTACTGCGTCAGGCTGTGAGGGTCTCGCGGGGAATAACGGCGGGCGGACTGCTTTGCGTAGAGGGCGCGTCATTCGTGGGATTCGGGAGCTATGCGGGATATGATTACGTCAAGCCGGAAGTTATTGTGCCGAAAGATTTTGCAGGGCTATGCTGA
- the nusA gene encoding transcription termination/antitermination protein NusA, translating to MRLGREFIEALDMLAEERGLDVNVIISTLEAALLSAYSRRYHPGGSSAGSTEIKIDHSTGDINISEIRKVVEAVKDPEREITLDDAMMIDGSAKIGGTVSIERNPTDFGRIAAQTARQIISQRLRDEERRIVYSAFADKVGDMVNGTIFKAEGDQIIVHINDKTDAILPRRERIQSEKYIPGAVMKFYVLDVKNNIHGPRITVSRTHPGLLKRLMELEIPEIQQGVIEIKNIVRDGGLRAKVSLVTLDPNIDPVGSCIGNGGIRIKAVSSALRNEKIDVLIYSNDPLIYIKNALSPAQIVRVEPVLDHEREATAYVYPDQSSLAIGKAGQNVRLAAKLTGWKINIATLEPERMPTLKDIFSDVFNEDDKK from the coding sequence ATGCGTCTCGGACGTGAATTTATAGAGGCTCTTGACATGCTTGCGGAGGAACGCGGGCTTGATGTCAACGTAATCATTTCTACGCTGGAGGCGGCGTTATTGTCGGCGTACAGCAGGCGTTACCATCCGGGCGGCTCGTCAGCAGGGTCAACAGAAATCAAGATTGACCACAGCACCGGGGACATAAACATCAGCGAGATACGCAAAGTTGTTGAGGCAGTCAAAGACCCGGAGAGGGAAATAACGCTTGATGATGCCATGATGATTGACGGCTCTGCAAAAATCGGCGGTACTGTCAGCATTGAGCGGAACCCGACAGATTTCGGCAGGATAGCGGCTCAGACAGCCCGGCAGATTATCTCTCAGAGACTCCGCGATGAGGAACGCAGGATAGTATACAGCGCGTTTGCGGACAAGGTCGGCGACATGGTAAACGGGACAATCTTCAAGGCAGAGGGCGACCAGATAATAGTACACATCAACGACAAGACGGACGCAATACTTCCCCGGCGCGAGAGAATACAGAGCGAGAAATATATCCCCGGCGCGGTGATGAAGTTCTACGTTCTTGACGTGAAGAACAACATTCACGGCCCGCGCATCACAGTTTCACGGACTCACCCGGGACTCCTGAAGAGACTCATGGAGCTTGAGATACCAGAAATTCAGCAGGGAGTCATAGAGATAAAGAACATTGTCCGGGACGGAGGACTCCGCGCAAAAGTCTCGCTTGTTACTCTTGACCCGAATATTGACCCGGTAGGCTCCTGCATAGGCAACGGCGGAATACGCATTAAGGCTGTAAGCTCCGCGCTGAGGAACGAGAAAATTGACGTGCTTATTTACAGCAATGACCCTCTAATCTACATCAAGAACGCATTATCCCCGGCGCAGATTGTGAGGGTTGAGCCTGTGCTTGACCATGAGCGTGAAGCAACAGCTTACGTTTACCCGGATCAGTCATCGCTTGCAATCGGTAAGGCCGGGCAAAACGTCAGACTCGCCGCCAAGCTCACAGGGTGGAAGATAAACATTGCCACGCTTGAGCCTGAGAGAATGCCGACGCTGAAGGACATATTCAGCGACGTGTTCAATGAAGACGACAAAAAGTAA